One Thermodesulfobacteriota bacterium DNA window includes the following coding sequences:
- the hflK gene encoding FtsH protease activity modulator HflK — protein sequence MAWDWEKLKEQQRQTGGGGVPPQMDEFVKKFKKVKLPGGPIIALIVIILLVGTSTFYTVKQDEVGVVQRFGRYVRTTQPGLNFKLPIGIEKVTKVNVKQVRTEEFGFTSGPGDTRSRFSGRSENVNVALMLTGDLNVGLVPWIVQYRVKNPFNYLFKVRDIRKILVDMSEASMRLVVGDRSINDIINKRDEIAVEAREILQKELDHAEAGIHIVTIEMKRTNVPGPVQPSFNEVNQATQEKEQMIYQAKEEYNKEIPAARGEAERTIKGAEGYALDRVNRAKGDVARFVSVYNEYIKAKDVTKRRLYLETLKGLFPKLGAKYIIDADQKNVLPLLNLGEQKGIVK from the coding sequence ATGGCTTGGGATTGGGAAAAACTAAAAGAACAACAGAGGCAGACGGGTGGGGGCGGTGTTCCGCCCCAAATGGATGAATTTGTAAAAAAATTCAAAAAGGTCAAACTACCCGGCGGACCGATTATAGCATTAATCGTTATTATTTTGCTGGTGGGAACTTCAACATTTTATACGGTTAAACAAGATGAGGTGGGAGTTGTCCAGCGATTCGGCCGGTATGTACGCACCACCCAGCCGGGACTTAACTTCAAGCTTCCTATAGGAATAGAAAAGGTTACCAAGGTCAATGTCAAACAAGTGCGGACAGAAGAGTTCGGTTTTACTTCAGGTCCAGGAGATACGAGATCTCGTTTTTCAGGCAGAAGTGAGAATGTAAACGTGGCTCTCATGCTTACAGGAGATTTGAATGTGGGCCTTGTTCCGTGGATTGTACAGTACCGGGTAAAAAATCCGTTTAATTATCTTTTTAAAGTTAGGGACATCAGGAAAATCCTTGTAGACATGTCCGAAGCTTCAATGAGGCTGGTGGTGGGTGACAGGAGCATTAATGATATCATTAACAAGCGGGATGAAATTGCGGTTGAAGCCAGGGAGATCCTTCAAAAAGAGCTGGATCACGCCGAAGCCGGCATTCATATTGTTACCATTGAAATGAAACGAACCAATGTGCCGGGTCCTGTACAGCCGTCATTTAATGAAGTGAACCAGGCAACACAGGAAAAAGAGCAGATGATTTATCAGGCAAAAGAGGAATATAACAAGGAGATTCCTGCCGCCCGCGGAGAGGCGGAAAGAACCATCAAAGGTGCTGAAGGGTATGCCCTTGACCGGGTGAACCGGGCCAAGGGTGATGTGGCAAGATTTGTTTCTGTGTATAATGAATATATAAAGGCCAAAGATGTGACCAAAAGGCGATTATATCTCGAGACATTAAAAGGTCTTTTTCCAAAACTCGGTGCAAAATATATCATCGATGCGGATCAAAAAAATGTACTCCCTCTGCTTAATCTTGGAGAACAAAAAGGTATAGTGAAATGA
- a CDS encoding DUF721 domain-containing protein, with protein sequence MKKKRKKLKESVHISAILDNILHTYREKSDSRLSHVWSFWDDAVGKTIAKNAQPAAFKGKVLLVHVTSSTWIHELRFLKKGIINNINSVSGENLVEEIKFKIGTF encoded by the coding sequence ATGAAGAAAAAAAGAAAAAAACTAAAAGAATCTGTTCATATCAGCGCGATTCTGGATAATATATTACATACGTATCGTGAGAAATCAGATTCAAGGCTTTCCCATGTTTGGAGTTTCTGGGATGATGCAGTGGGAAAAACGATTGCGAAAAACGCCCAACCCGCTGCATTTAAAGGCAAAGTTTTGCTTGTGCACGTCACCAGTTCAACCTGGATCCATGAGCTTCGTTTTCTTAAAAAGGGCATCATTAATAACATTAACTCAGTGTCAGGGGAAAACCTGGTGGAAGAAATAAAGTTTAAAATAGGAACATTTTAG
- a CDS encoding tRNA1(Val) (adenine(37)-N6)-methyltransferase, whose product MKSKTPETFFNGRIKVKQDRCGYRFSIDSILLACHAAPRPGDKVVDLGTGCGIISLILAHREPNLKIYGIEVQQELADIASCNVKENLMDNIITVLCKNMKELKNDMISGPVDLIISNPPYRKANSGRINPDKQRAVARHEIKISLDDITATVRRVLRTAGRFVTIYSAERITDLLTHLRYAGIEAKFLRMIHSNIKTEAKLVLAEGIKGGRPGLKIGPPLLIYDENGSYTQEVEAMLSP is encoded by the coding sequence ATGAAATCGAAAACCCCGGAAACCTTTTTCAACGGCCGCATAAAAGTTAAACAGGATCGCTGCGGATACCGATTTTCCATTGATTCGATTTTGCTGGCCTGCCATGCCGCACCCCGGCCTGGAGATAAGGTGGTTGACCTGGGAACCGGTTGCGGCATTATCTCTCTTATACTGGCACATCGAGAACCGAATCTGAAAATTTATGGAATCGAAGTGCAACAAGAACTGGCCGACATCGCTTCTTGCAATGTTAAAGAAAATCTGATGGACAACATTATAACCGTTCTTTGTAAAAATATGAAAGAACTGAAAAATGATATGATTTCAGGCCCTGTCGATCTGATCATAAGCAATCCGCCATACCGGAAGGCAAATTCCGGAAGGATAAATCCTGATAAACAACGCGCAGTGGCACGACATGAAATCAAGATCTCTCTTGATGATATTACTGCAACCGTTCGCCGTGTTCTGCGAACCGCCGGAAGGTTCGTCACCATTTACTCAGCCGAACGTATCACCGACCTACTGACCCATCTAAGATATGCCGGCATTGAAGCAAAATTTCTTCGCATGATTCACTCAAATATTAAAACAGAGGCAAAACTGGTTCTGGCGGAAGGAATAAAAGGTGGGCGTCCGGGCCTGAAGATTGGTCCGCCGCTTTTAATCTACGACGAAAATGGCTCTTATACACAAGAAGTGGAAGCAATGCTTTCCCCTTAA
- the dnaX gene encoding DNA polymerase III subunit gamma/tau: MSYLVLARKYRPQTFEEVVGQDHITRTLANAISSDRVAHAILFSGPRGTGKTTVARILAKTMNCKKGPAPIPCNECRSCREITSGRAVDVFEIDGASNNSVDQIRELRENVRYMPAHSLYKIYIIDEVHMLSTSAFNALLKTLEEPPSHAMFIFATTEPNKIPITILSRCQKHDFRRINVELMSKHMSLLCSKEGIDIEDESLELIAREADGSLRDALSLLDQVMACLEGRITLDRIVDILGVIDRKNLFAISSAIISGNIPVILDILDDIYTHGHDIKKLYSDLVEHFRNLLVVKMGKKISKLVDLPAHEIDLLTDQVTHISEVYLNQLFNILFNEETTIKFSAQPKIALEMAFVKMFQIKPALSIDELIDKLDTLKQETGPIQGKELFETQAPYIPNKNKNEPNDNVTDTLRKQDIGGTESQAPSTVSNSSYNLGSTWNRLFEIISKKHPSLAANLANSTLKSLTEQSLEIEVNGNAFNAQMVRRSKNMGILKNICKDFFSKNMKIIIIEKIASANTRDKKRRDNHLKKEALNHPLITDAIQIFNGKAVDVKVN, translated from the coding sequence ATGTCCTATCTCGTTCTTGCACGCAAATATCGTCCACAAACATTTGAAGAGGTGGTTGGGCAGGACCATATTACCCGTACCCTGGCCAATGCAATTTCCTCTGACCGGGTCGCCCATGCAATCCTGTTTTCCGGCCCTAGAGGAACAGGCAAGACCACCGTGGCCCGTATACTTGCCAAGACCATGAATTGCAAAAAAGGACCTGCGCCTATCCCTTGTAATGAATGCAGATCCTGCAGAGAGATTACCTCGGGAAGAGCTGTGGATGTTTTTGAAATTGATGGTGCCTCGAATAACAGCGTTGATCAAATAAGGGAACTTCGCGAAAATGTACGGTATATGCCTGCGCACAGTCTCTATAAGATATATATAATAGATGAAGTGCATATGCTCAGCACATCTGCTTTTAATGCTCTGTTAAAAACTTTAGAAGAGCCTCCTTCCCATGCCATGTTTATCTTCGCCACCACCGAACCCAACAAGATTCCAATAACTATTCTATCGCGCTGCCAAAAGCATGATTTCAGACGCATAAACGTGGAATTAATGTCAAAACACATGTCGCTTCTTTGTTCAAAAGAAGGAATTGATATTGAAGATGAAAGCCTGGAACTTATTGCCCGTGAAGCCGACGGAAGCCTGAGAGACGCCCTCAGCCTTCTTGATCAGGTTATGGCCTGTCTTGAAGGAAGGATCACCCTTGACCGCATAGTTGATATTCTTGGCGTGATTGATCGTAAAAATCTTTTTGCCATTTCCTCCGCTATTATAAGCGGAAATATTCCGGTGATACTTGATATTCTTGATGATATTTATACCCATGGCCATGACATAAAAAAGCTTTATTCGGATCTTGTTGAACATTTCAGAAATCTGCTGGTGGTTAAAATGGGAAAAAAAATAAGCAAACTGGTTGATCTTCCTGCCCACGAAATTGACCTGCTGACAGACCAGGTAACACACATTTCTGAAGTTTACTTAAACCAGCTTTTTAATATTCTTTTTAATGAGGAAACAACCATAAAATTTTCCGCACAACCGAAGATCGCCCTTGAAATGGCGTTTGTCAAAATGTTTCAGATCAAACCGGCCCTGTCCATTGATGAATTGATTGATAAACTCGACACCCTAAAACAGGAGACCGGACCGATTCAAGGAAAAGAGCTTTTTGAAACACAGGCCCCTTATATCCCTAACAAAAATAAAAATGAACCAAATGATAACGTGACGGACACACTCAGAAAACAGGATATTGGAGGGACTGAAAGCCAAGCGCCATCCACTGTTTCAAACTCCTCTTATAATCTGGGTTCAACATGGAACAGGCTGTTTGAAATTATTTCAAAAAAACATCCTTCCCTTGCCGCAAACCTGGCAAACAGCACTCTGAAAAGTCTAACGGAACAAAGCCTTGAAATAGAAGTAAATGGAAACGCTTTTAATGCTCAGATGGTACGACGCAGCAAAAACATGGGCATTTTAAAAAATATCTGCAAAGATTTTTTCTCAAAAAACATGAAAATTATTATCATCGAAAAAATAGCTAGTGCAAATACGAGGGATAAAAAAAGGAGGGACAATCACCTCAAAAAAGAAGCCCTCAACCATCCGCTTATTACTGATGCAATACAAATTTTCAACGGCAAGGCGGTGGATGTAAAAGTGAATTAA
- a CDS encoding YbaB/EbfC family nucleoid-associated protein, which produces MKGMGNMMKQAQKLQSKMLKLQEELADRTVETTSGGGMVKVVASGKQQIVSIQVEKEVVDPEDVEMLQDLILAAVNDALAKSQEMVSSEMSKLTGGLNIPGLM; this is translated from the coding sequence ATGAAAGGCATGGGAAACATGATGAAACAGGCCCAGAAGCTTCAGTCAAAAATGCTGAAACTTCAGGAAGAACTGGCTGACAGGACAGTTGAAACAACATCTGGCGGTGGCATGGTTAAGGTTGTGGCAAGCGGAAAGCAGCAGATTGTATCCATACAGGTGGAAAAAGAAGTGGTCGACCCTGAAGACGTGGAAATGCTGCAGGATTTAATTTTAGCTGCGGTAAATGACGCTCTGGCAAAATCCCAGGAAATGGTTTCATCAGAAATGAGCAAATTAACCGGTGGATTAAACATCCCGGGATTGATGTAA
- the recR gene encoding recombination mediator RecR, translating to MNYYPPSIQNVIKNISRLPGIGEKTAERLALHILKTPRIEAEHLARSILELKDKIRLCSRCFALSDSDLCSICSNPARDSSLLCVVEQPADMVAVEKSGAFQGLYHILSGVLSPMNGVGPGDIKIRELVSRLKEGNVKEVVLATGTNIEGEATASYIAQLVDKLPVKVTRIASGVPMGGDLKYVDQVTLKRAMETRHNV from the coding sequence ATGAACTACTATCCACCTTCAATTCAAAACGTGATTAAAAATATCTCAAGGCTACCCGGCATCGGAGAAAAAACCGCCGAGCGTCTGGCATTGCATATTCTGAAAACGCCCCGCATTGAAGCGGAGCACCTCGCCCGCAGTATCCTAGAACTCAAAGACAAGATCAGATTGTGCTCCAGATGTTTTGCTTTAAGCGATAGCGATCTTTGCAGTATCTGCAGTAACCCGGCAAGAGACAGCTCTTTATTGTGCGTGGTGGAGCAGCCGGCTGACATGGTAGCTGTGGAAAAATCCGGCGCATTTCAAGGTCTTTATCATATTCTATCCGGTGTACTGTCCCCCATGAACGGAGTCGGACCCGGTGATATAAAAATCAGGGAATTGGTATCCAGGCTAAAAGAAGGCAACGTTAAAGAGGTGGTTCTCGCCACAGGCACAAATATTGAAGGAGAAGCAACTGCCTCATATATTGCTCAACTTGTTGATAAACTTCCTGTCAAGGTGACTCGAATCGCCTCGGGCGTTCCCATGGGAGGTGACTTGAAATACGTAGATCAGGTGACCTTGAAAAGAGCCATGGAGACCAGGCACAATGTCTGA
- a CDS encoding YkgJ family cysteine cluster protein, with product MSDSLPEIFHCQKCGDCCCGYGGTFLSEKDIKAIAKFKGTDVKSFLENYCTFSGTKPILAQGNNGYCVFWDELCTIHPVKPYMCKAWPFINSVLVDVGNWRVMSSMCPGIDPDVPDSMVRKCVTEKIAGMVVSS from the coding sequence ATGTCTGATTCCCTTCCTGAAATTTTCCATTGTCAAAAATGCGGGGACTGCTGCTGTGGTTATGGCGGAACTTTTTTATCCGAAAAGGATATCAAAGCGATTGCCAAATTTAAAGGAACGGATGTTAAATCTTTTTTGGAAAATTACTGCACCTTTTCAGGCACCAAACCAATCCTTGCCCAGGGCAATAACGGGTACTGTGTGTTTTGGGACGAACTTTGCACCATTCACCCGGTAAAACCGTATATGTGTAAAGCATGGCCTTTTATAAACAGCGTGCTGGTGGATGTTGGAAACTGGCGTGTGATGTCGTCCATGTGCCCGGGGATTGACCCGGATGTTCCGGACAGCATGGTAAGGAAATGCGTGACTGAAAAAATAGCTGGTATGGTAGTTAGTTCATAA
- the murI gene encoding glutamate racemase, which translates to MIGIFDSGIGGLTVVRAVMEQIPGYDIIYFGDTARTPYGSKSPETVIRYAIENTDFLLEKGAEIVVMACNSASSVATESLVQKYNVPIFEVITPAARLSVQASKKMCIGVIGTRATVQSGIYEKKILAINPKARVYSAACPLLVPLVEEAWFKKPVTSMVVKKYLHPLKIRQIDTLILGCTHYPLLKNIIQHKIGKRVNIIDSSAGVAKKVSDFIKTNKDIENKLAKNGKFQLFVSDITRQFEKTAKAVLNRKVKLERIDAL; encoded by the coding sequence ATGATCGGAATATTCGATTCAGGAATAGGCGGGCTTACCGTTGTTCGCGCTGTTATGGAGCAAATCCCCGGCTATGATATCATCTACTTTGGTGATACTGCACGTACGCCTTATGGATCAAAAAGTCCGGAAACGGTCATCAGGTATGCCATTGAAAATACTGATTTTCTGCTGGAAAAAGGAGCTGAAATTGTTGTAATGGCCTGTAACAGCGCGTCAAGCGTTGCCACCGAAAGCCTGGTTCAAAAATACAATGTACCCATTTTTGAGGTTATCACACCTGCAGCCAGGCTTTCTGTTCAAGCCTCAAAAAAAATGTGTATCGGAGTTATCGGAACCCGTGCGACCGTACAAAGCGGTATTTATGAAAAAAAGATACTTGCAATAAATCCGAAAGCCCGGGTCTATTCCGCTGCCTGTCCCCTGCTTGTTCCTCTGGTGGAAGAAGCATGGTTTAAAAAGCCGGTGACTTCAATGGTTGTAAAAAAATATCTCCATCCACTTAAAATCCGGCAGATAGACACGCTTATCTTGGGTTGCACCCATTATCCGCTTTTAAAAAATATTATACAGCATAAAATCGGAAAACGGGTAAATATTATAGACTCCTCTGCCGGTGTGGCAAAAAAAGTAAGCGATTTTATTAAAACCAATAAAGATATCGAAAACAAACTGGCTAAAAACGGAAAATTTCAGCTTTTTGTATCGGATATCACCCGGCAGTTTGAAAAAACAGCCAAAGCGGTTTTAAACAGGAAGGTGAAGCTCGAAAGAATAGATGCATTGTAA
- a CDS encoding universal stress protein, with protein sequence MQTIYFCKKVGVSPIVYVPEFTQFLMYFENDVVQIDLDKSYLTSPQTAVKHAEKLLQEGGITPRLLKPKNYTASTLPDIPTNFDFMCCPRSISDLSSKIGLGHIGPKVRRIVKSAHFPVLITSPTYKEWNSISVFFGGSPNAVNALKLGFYIKKETGMQLDIFTQVEKKYKESYEKVVESENLKEDIKRYVNEWHMFEKGNFKENLYDVPHDSLVILGAFGHGLIRDIVFGSKMEDIQSTISNNLLIAGPEYTKR encoded by the coding sequence TTGCAGACCATTTATTTTTGCAAGAAGGTGGGGGTATCTCCAATAGTTTATGTTCCTGAATTTACACAGTTTTTAATGTATTTTGAAAACGATGTTGTCCAGATTGACCTTGACAAGTCTTACTTGACATCACCGCAAACAGCCGTGAAACATGCGGAAAAACTGCTACAAGAGGGGGGAATAACGCCCAGGTTATTAAAACCAAAGAATTATACGGCTTCAACATTACCCGATATCCCTACAAATTTTGATTTTATGTGCTGCCCGAGAAGTATAAGTGATTTGTCTTCTAAAATCGGCCTGGGTCACATAGGCCCCAAAGTCAGGCGTATTGTAAAATCTGCACATTTTCCGGTTTTGATCACAAGTCCCACTTATAAAGAGTGGAACAGCATCAGTGTTTTTTTCGGAGGATCTCCAAATGCGGTAAATGCGCTAAAGCTTGGATTTTATATCAAAAAAGAAACAGGAATGCAGCTTGACATTTTTACCCAGGTTGAAAAAAAATATAAAGAATCTTACGAAAAAGTCGTTGAAAGTGAAAATTTGAAAGAAGATATCAAACGCTATGTTAATGAGTGGCATATGTTTGAAAAAGGAAACTTTAAGGAGAATCTTTACGATGTGCCTCATGATTCCCTGGTCATATTAGGTGCATTCGGTCACGGTTTAATAAGAGATATTGTTTTTGGAAGTAAGATGGAAGATATACAATCTACCATAAGTAATAATCTTTTAATCGCAGGTCCTGAATATACTAAGAGGTGA
- a CDS encoding chloride channel protein codes for MSAYKTWKYPARWRIFRSDDRLMLMIIAAIVGICSGLAAVILNRSLTAMLEWLHHFRHLWWAFILPAAGAALSSLFLEKIVKEGAGHGVPEVIYSVSRHGGLMRFRSSFSRLISSFLTIGSGGSAGPEAPVVMSGAAIGSNIGKFFLLNDRQRITLVGCGAAGAISSIFNAPIAGMVFSMEVILAEWKSLHIIPIAIASVAGAEISRVMQGNQIAFSHHLFDISIFDIFSSIGLAVIAAGASIVLTRLLRVMYGLSSKLTVSLWIRAAIGGCAVGTLGIFLPVILGEGYNSVRLMIEGAYTQGLVIVALGAFAKMLATAFTLGWGGSGGIFAPCLVIGSLVGLAYSRALIMIWPSIPLANEGCFALLGMAGLISGMLQAPLTGIFLIVEITGGYGVILPLIIVSAVSASLCHYFEPASFYLKDLVEKGQLLRPGTDERVLADLNISELIEKDCIAVKHNMLLHDFINIIKKSHRNYFPVEDNQNKHFLGMIHLDDIREYLFDPAIYDAVILEQIMDTRIETVSPDDDLVDVLRQMDKNNLFSMPVVANNRFLGMVSKATLLNQYRKELMVQTHQ; via the coding sequence ATGAGCGCTTATAAAACATGGAAATATCCGGCAAGATGGCGCATTTTCAGGTCAGACGATCGCCTGATGCTGATGATAATCGCAGCGATTGTTGGAATATGCAGTGGCCTGGCAGCGGTTATACTTAACCGGTCACTCACGGCAATGCTTGAGTGGCTGCATCACTTCCGGCATTTATGGTGGGCATTTATATTGCCTGCCGCGGGAGCGGCTCTTTCTTCACTATTTCTTGAAAAAATTGTAAAGGAAGGGGCGGGTCATGGCGTTCCGGAAGTAATATACAGTGTATCGCGTCATGGGGGCCTTATGCGTTTTCGCTCCAGCTTTTCCAGATTGATATCAAGTTTTCTGACTATCGGTAGCGGTGGTTCTGCAGGTCCCGAAGCTCCTGTGGTAATGAGCGGCGCTGCCATTGGTTCGAATATTGGAAAGTTTTTTTTGTTAAATGATCGCCAGCGTATAACCCTGGTCGGTTGTGGCGCAGCTGGGGCAATATCTTCAATTTTTAATGCGCCGATTGCGGGAATGGTCTTTTCTATGGAGGTGATTTTAGCGGAATGGAAATCTTTGCATATTATTCCGATTGCAATCGCCTCGGTAGCAGGAGCTGAAATTAGCCGTGTGATGCAGGGCAACCAGATTGCTTTCAGTCATCATCTTTTTGACATCAGCATTTTTGATATCTTTTCCTCCATTGGGCTGGCAGTTATTGCCGCCGGAGCTTCCATCGTGTTGACCCGGTTGCTCAGGGTTATGTATGGTTTGTCAAGCAAATTGACAGTTTCCTTGTGGATTCGCGCTGCCATCGGTGGCTGTGCGGTTGGTACACTCGGCATTTTCCTACCGGTTATTTTAGGAGAAGGATACAATTCAGTTAGACTGATGATTGAAGGTGCATATACCCAGGGACTTGTCATAGTTGCGCTCGGGGCATTTGCCAAGATGTTGGCTACTGCTTTCACCCTGGGCTGGGGAGGTTCCGGGGGAATATTTGCTCCCTGTCTTGTTATTGGCAGTCTGGTTGGCTTGGCATATAGCAGGGCATTGATAATGATCTGGCCTTCAATACCTCTGGCAAACGAAGGATGTTTTGCTTTGCTGGGCATGGCCGGTCTTATCAGCGGCATGCTGCAGGCACCGCTTACCGGAATTTTTTTGATCGTAGAAATCACAGGTGGTTATGGAGTTATTCTGCCACTTATTATTGTGTCAGCCGTTTCTGCGTCACTTTGCCATTATTTTGAGCCGGCATCATTTTATTTAAAAGATCTGGTTGAAAAAGGGCAGCTTTTAAGGCCCGGAACGGATGAAAGGGTTCTGGCAGATTTAAATATAAGTGAACTTATTGAAAAAGATTGCATCGCAGTAAAACATAACATGTTGCTTCATGATTTTATTAATATTATAAAAAAATCGCATAGAAATTATTTTCCGGTTGAAGACAACCAGAACAAGCATTTTTTAGGAATGATTCATTTAGATGATATCAGGGAGTATCTTTTTGATCCAGCTATCTATGATGCTGTCATTTTAGAACAGATAATGGACACAAGAATTGAAACCGTGAGTCCGGATGATGATTTGGTTGATGTTTTACGCCAAATGGATAAAAACAATCTATTCAGTATGCCGGTTGTCGCTAATAACAGGTTTCTGGGTATGGTTTCAAAAGCGACACTTCTAAATCAATATCGTAAAGAGCTTATGGTGCAGACGCATCAATAA
- a CDS encoding PTS sugar transporter subunit IIA yields the protein MERWIRQGRIPVQQSGKECIFKKSVLNKWAQSHNLTFTFFEQNSEKEKQTELENLLPVMKRGGVINHLKGDTVEEVLKSAVDHLSFFSTGAKEALLVKLLEREKLTSTGIGRGIAIPHPRIPLADVVIHPVITTCFFERPIDFKAVDKRPVFVMFVLLSPSIQIHLHLLSKLSFCVRSNKFVDFLQTYPASEQLFKKIADFEKPPEIGDN from the coding sequence ATGGAACGGTGGATTCGGCAAGGCAGAATACCTGTTCAGCAAAGCGGAAAAGAATGTATATTCAAAAAATCTGTTTTAAACAAATGGGCGCAATCCCATAACCTTACATTTACATTTTTTGAACAAAACTCCGAAAAGGAGAAACAGACCGAGCTGGAAAATCTTCTTCCGGTGATGAAACGAGGAGGTGTAATCAACCATTTGAAGGGCGATACAGTTGAGGAGGTTCTCAAATCAGCTGTGGATCATTTATCCTTTTTTTCAACAGGTGCAAAAGAGGCATTATTGGTGAAGTTGCTTGAAAGAGAGAAACTTACATCCACAGGAATCGGCAGAGGAATTGCAATCCCCCATCCAAGGATTCCACTTGCCGATGTGGTTATTCATCCTGTAATCACAACCTGTTTTTTTGAAAGACCGATTGATTTTAAAGCAGTAGACAAAAGACCGGTGTTTGTCATGTTTGTTCTTTTAAGTCCATCTATTCAGATACATCTACATCTTCTTTCAAAGCTATCTTTCTGCGTTCGCAGCAACAAGTTTGTTGATTTTTTACAGACATATCCCGCTTCAGAACAACTTTTTAAAAAAATTGCTGATTTCGAGAAACCACCAGAAATCGGAGACAACTAG
- a CDS encoding mechanosensitive ion channel family protein: MNKWNELIEKIAAGVGIETTYFALMLKSMMAIAGALIAWFILKGVLSTFEKRIKKHTDLQINGQAFKSVKKVFFYVLFLVTVTYLIRLFNIQVIENVFHAIMVVLLASPANEFFRIAIQYLEKHLADKTETDIDNIVFDLLKKFAGAIIYITAIIIALDMLGVNVMPFIAGAGVAGIAIGFAAKDTLSNLIAGVLLIIDRPFEVGDRIEVWTAPSGSATWGDVIDIGLRATKIKTTDNIVIVIPNNEIMKRDIINYTIITSKIRVRVNIGIAYDADIEKAKGLIREVADSAEWILKNPAPKVVVRNFGESSVDLQLRVWIDDARRRMDTISYITDHVKATFDKEKIEIPYPRRDIHIKRESSGDKSS, encoded by the coding sequence ATGAACAAATGGAATGAGCTTATTGAAAAAATTGCAGCAGGTGTAGGTATAGAGACGACTTATTTTGCGCTTATGCTTAAATCTATGATGGCCATTGCAGGTGCATTGATTGCATGGTTCATTTTAAAAGGGGTTTTAAGTACGTTTGAAAAAAGAATAAAAAAACATACTGATTTACAAATAAACGGCCAGGCCTTTAAATCGGTAAAAAAGGTATTCTTTTATGTGCTGTTCCTGGTAACTGTTACTTATCTGATCCGGCTTTTTAATATTCAGGTTATTGAAAATGTTTTTCATGCAATTATGGTGGTGCTTTTGGCATCTCCGGCTAACGAGTTTTTCAGAATTGCCATTCAATATCTTGAGAAACATTTGGCCGACAAGACAGAGACAGATATAGATAATATTGTTTTTGATCTTTTAAAGAAATTTGCCGGCGCCATTATTTATATAACCGCTATAATTATTGCCTTGGATATGCTGGGTGTTAATGTGATGCCCTTTATTGCCGGTGCAGGTGTTGCAGGTATAGCCATCGGTTTTGCCGCCAAGGACACTTTATCGAATCTTATCGCAGGGGTTTTATTGATTATTGACCGTCCATTTGAAGTAGGTGACAGAATCGAAGTGTGGACCGCTCCATCCGGCAGTGCGACCTGGGGTGATGTCATAGATATCGGCCTGCGTGCGACCAAGATTAAGACCACAGATAATATCGTCATTGTTATTCCCAACAATGAAATAATGAAGCGGGATATCATAAATTACACCATCATTACCTCTAAAATAAGGGTTCGTGTCAATATAGGCATTGCATATGATGCGGATATAGAGAAAGCAAAAGGGTTGATTAGGGAAGTTGCCGATTCCGCTGAATGGATATTAAAAAATCCGGCTCCCAAGGTGGTTGTAAGAAATTTCGGTGAATCTTCAGTCGATCTTCAGCTTCGTGTATGGATTGATGATGCCAGAAGGAGGATGGATACAATTTCTTACATTACCGACCATGTTAAAGCCACCTTCGATAAGGAAAAAATTGAAATACCCTATCCCAGAAGGGATATTCATATTAAACGGGAAAGCAGTGGTGATAAATCTTCTTGA